A segment of the Fusobacterium ulcerans genome:
ATTCCATGGTCTAAACATCCAACATTTGAAGGAGTAGAGTTAAAGCATTTACTCACATCAAAAGAAACAAATGGAGAATTCAGCTATCATTTAGTAAAAATAGCTCCAAATAAGAAAATTGGCAGTCATATCCATGAAACTCAATTAGAAACTCATGAAGTAATAGCTGGAAGCGGTATCTGTATAAATTCAGAAAAAGAATTTATATATGAATCAGGAAGCATATCTATTTTTCCAATGAAAGTACCCCATGAAATAATTGCAGGTAAAGATGGATTATATCTTTTTGCAAAATTTATTCCAGCTCTTCTTTAAAAAGATTAATCCTCTTAATTGAAGATTGATATTCTAAAGGTGTCATCTTTACTATTTTTTTAAAATTTCTTATAAAGTGGCTTTGATCATAAAACCCTGTGGTCAGAGCCACTTCTGTTGTTATAGAAAGTTTTTCTAAAAGCTTTTGAGCTTTTC
Coding sequences within it:
- a CDS encoding cupin domain-containing protein, whose amino-acid sequence is MNFINLFENFNTNGKLLLPEKTISFKDIPWSKHPTFEGVELKHLLTSKETNGEFSYHLVKIAPNKKIGSHIHETQLETHEVIAGSGICINSEKEFIYESGSISIFPMKVPHEIIAGKDGLYLFAKFIPALL